TCGCTCCCGACCCGATCGTAGAAGTAGGTGTAGTGATCGACTTGCTCGCCGTGGTCCGTGCTGCGCGCCGTCCACTTGCTGAGCGGCAGGCCGGTCTCGGGATCGAAGCCGTCATACTGGAGCACCAGCTCGTCGGTCGGCTCGGCTCCGCGCCCGTTCCCGTTCGAGACGTCCACGATCAGCAGGCCGCCCGGCTCCAGGTGATCGCGGATCGAGCGGAGCGCCGCCAGTTGATCGTCGATGCCCCCGAGCAGCCCGAACGAGTCCAGCCCGTAGATGGCGAGCTGGAACCGTTGCTTGAGGCGGAACGACCGCGCGTCCGCCTGGTGGAGGGCGGCGCGCCGGGGGAACGTGCCGCCGCCGCTCAGGAACGTGCGGGCGCGCTCGAGCATCGGGGCCGAGCTGTCGATCCCCACGACCTGCTCGCCCAGCTCCAGGAGCGGGGCCATCAGCCGGCCGCTGCCGCAGGCGATCTCGAGGATCGGGCCGCCTGACCGGCGCGCGAAGTCCAGGTAGAGCGGCACGTCGATGTCGTAATCGGCGTGCTCCCAATCGTAGTAGCGGGCAAGCTGATCGAACGGGTTGGCGTGCGCGGACGGCGGGAGCATGTCGGGCATGAGAGGGATTGTGGCACACCCACCGTCAGGCATGTTCGACTGCCTGCGCCCGCCGACGCTGCCTGCGCCCGCCGACGCTGCCTGCGCCCGCCGACGCTGCTATCCTGCCACCAGCACGCACGGACACGGAGGACTCTCGATGTCGAGCTCGGGCCATCCGCGGCTTTCGCTGACCCCCGACGAGGTTCTGACCACCACCCGCTCGGTTCGCAAGCGGCTCGATCTGACCCGCCCGGTTGAGCGCAGCGTCATCGAGGAGTGCCTGCGGATCGCCCAGCAGGCGCCGTCGGCGTCCAATCGGCAGCACTGGCACTTCCTGGTCGTGACGGACCCGGCGAAGAAGGCCGCGCTTGGCGATCTGTACCTCAAGGCCCGGCAGGGCACGTTTGCCAGCCGCACCAACCGCGTCTTCAAGTCCGACGCGGCCCGGGAGACCTACCAGCGCGTCGCGGCGTCCGCCGACTACCTTGCGGACAAGATGGGTGAGGTGCCGGTCCTGGTCATCCCGGCCATTGAGGGCCGCGTCGAGCAGTTGCCGTTTGCCGGGCAGGCCGCCCTCTGGGGCACCATCCTGCCGGCCGCCTGGAGCTTCATGCTGGCGGCGCGGGCGCGCGGCCTGGGGTCGGTCTGGACGACCATCCACCTGAACTACGAGCGCGAGGCGGCGGAGATCCTCGGCATCCCGTA
The Chloroflexota bacterium genome window above contains:
- a CDS encoding class I SAM-dependent methyltransferase — encoded protein: MPDMLPPSAHANPFDQLARYYDWEHADYDIDVPLYLDFARRSGGPILEIACGSGRLMAPLLELGEQVVGIDSSAPMLERARTFLSGGGTFPRRAALHQADARSFRLKQRFQLAIYGLDSFGLLGGIDDQLAALRSIRDHLEPGGLLIVDVSNGNGRGAEPTDELVLQYDGFDPETGLPLSKWTARSTDHGEQVDHYTYFYDRVGSDGLVRRLVVRLDLRYFGRYELELLLQQAGLVPETFYGSYDLAPFAAGCERLIVVAARPT
- a CDS encoding nitroreductase family protein, with the translated sequence MSSSGHPRLSLTPDEVLTTTRSVRKRLDLTRPVERSVIEECLRIAQQAPSASNRQHWHFLVVTDPAKKAALGDLYLKARQGTFASRTNRVFKSDAARETYQRVAASADYLADKMGEVPVLVIPAIEGRVEQLPFAGQAALWGTILPAAWSFMLAARARGLGSVWTTIHLNYEREAAEILGIPYEQVTQAAMIPLAYTIGTDFKLAQRDPLESMVHWDTW